One Amblyomma americanum isolate KBUSLIRL-KWMA chromosome 8, ASM5285725v1, whole genome shotgun sequence DNA window includes the following coding sequences:
- the LOC144102290 gene encoding speckle-type POZ protein B-like, with protein sequence MSSMEIDCVTEPKTEKLSFLWVIKDIHLFSQQMTDGIYSSPFPSEQEGGDKWYLKIRQRTFDMNEQYLSLFLFYTGAYDVLAEAVFCVIDAADEEQNAKRTSLKPFSRHRGGWGFDKFIPRSALECTSCHSLREGDLAIRCVVTVIDGYVSTPESRRSGSAIVLQSRLSEDLHWLHDSVSHSDITIKVGGGAYRVHKAILASRSPVFRAMLSHQLLEAQEKEVVVSDIDYDVFGELLFFIYTGRTRKLRDMADSLLVASDKYGLRTLQDLCERALIESMDVDNATSTLILADRHNAGVLRRSAIDFICAHGSEVTETAGWNALMMYHADLAADVVRELCARCNNSGMPPAKRRRTV encoded by the coding sequence ATGTCCTCAATGGAGATCGACTGCGTAACTGAACCCAAAACTGAGAAGCTCTCTTTTCTCTGGGTCATAAAAGACATCCACTTGTTCTCGCAACAGATGACTGACGGAATCTACAGCTCACCGTTTCCCTCAGAACAGGAAGGCGGCGATAAATGGTACCTCAAGATTAGGCAGCGCACGTTCGATATGAACGAACAATATCTGTCTCTGTTCTTGTTTTATACAGGCGCCTACGACGTACTTGCTGAGGCTGTATTTTGCGTCATCGATGCAGCCGATGAGGAACAGAACGCAAAACGTACAAGCCTCAAACCCTTCTCCAGGCATAGAGGGGGCTGGGGTTTCGATAAATTCATCCCCAGAAGCGCCCTGGAGTGTACCAGTTGTCACAGTTTGAGGGAAGGTGACCTGGCGATACGTTGTGTGGTGACAGTCATTGACGGCTACGTCAGCACGCCTGAAAGTCGCAGGAGCGGCAGCGCCATAGTACTCCAGTCCCGGCTCTCCGAGGACCTCCACTGGCTACATGACAGCGTAAGCCATTCCGATATCACCATTAAGGTCGGCGGAGGCGCGTACCGCGTACACAAGGCGATCCTGGCCTCCCGGTCGCCCGTATTTCGAGCAATGCTTAGCCACCAATTGCTGGAAGCTCAGGAAaaggaggtcgtggtttcggacaTTGACTACGATGTGTTCGGTGAGCTGCTCTTCTTCATCTACACCGGGCGTACTCGGAAACTACGCGACATGGCGGACTCTCTGCTTGTAGCGTCTGACAAGTACGGCCTACGGACACTCCAGGACTTGTGCGAACGGGCCCTCATCGAAAGCATGGACGTCGACAATGCCACATCTACACTCATCCTCGCCGACCGCCATAACGCCGGCGTGCTCCGCCGCAGTGCCATTGACTTTATCTGTGCCCACGGCAGTGAAGTCACTGAAACGGCCGGTTGGAATGCACTCATGATGTACCACGCCGACTTAGCGGCAGATGTCGTCCGTGAGCTTTGCGCTCGCTGCAACAATTCGGGCATGCCCCCAGCTAAACGACGGAGAACCGTCTGA